From the genome of Pelobacter propionicus DSM 2379, one region includes:
- a CDS encoding YheU family protein has protein sequence MHSRDEVTGEEPLEIPLERISPETLARMLEEFVTRDWCEPANGEYTLEQKVEQVLRQLRDRQAMIVFDQASETWNIIPRQP, from the coding sequence TTGCATAGCCGGGATGAGGTGACAGGGGAAGAGCCGCTGGAGATCCCCCTGGAGCGCATTTCCCCGGAGACGCTGGCCAGAATGCTGGAGGAGTTCGTGACGCGGGATTGGTGTGAACCGGCCAACGGGGAATACACCCTGGAGCAAAAGGTTGAACAGGTGCTGCGGCAGTTGCGGGACAGACAGGCCATGATCGTCTTCGACCAGGCCTCCGAAACCTGGAACATCATCCCCCGCCAGCCGTGA
- a CDS encoding M20/M25/M40 family metallo-hydrolase, translating to MTSIPRHITRQRLFATFMELCAIDSEPGRERQMADFLRERLTGLGCSVSEDRAGQPTNGNTGNLHARLEGSGPGEALFLSCHLDRVAPGTGVRPRIQGEYLVSDGTTVLGADDGAGLAAILEALTTIREHRIPHPTLEIVLTVAEELALAGVRHFDISRLEARSGFVLDAAGRVGQIVVQAPEKVNFRAVFHGRSAHAGFSPEQGISAIQMAALAISRMRLLRIDPETTVNLGSISAQGASNIVPEFCELSGEIRSLDPAKVRAQLEAIERAMESAATELGGSTELRVTERYPAYQLAEETKAARRAARAARRIGAPLLFTSTGGGSDANIFNSRGRETVVLSCGYEHAHTTAERISLEQLSLLAEWVLALIVDDE from the coding sequence ATGACCAGCATTCCACGACACATCACTCGACAGCGGCTCTTCGCCACATTCATGGAGCTGTGCGCCATCGACTCCGAACCGGGCAGGGAACGACAGATGGCTGATTTCCTGCGGGAACGTCTGACCGGGCTGGGCTGTTCCGTCAGCGAGGACCGGGCCGGGCAGCCGACCAACGGAAACACGGGCAACCTCCATGCCCGCCTGGAGGGAAGCGGGCCGGGCGAGGCGCTCTTTCTCTCCTGCCACCTGGACCGGGTCGCGCCGGGAACGGGGGTCAGGCCGCGCATCCAGGGGGAGTATCTGGTCAGCGACGGCACCACGGTACTGGGCGCGGACGACGGCGCCGGCCTGGCCGCCATCCTGGAGGCGCTGACAACCATCAGGGAACACAGGATCCCCCACCCCACTCTGGAGATCGTCCTGACGGTGGCCGAAGAACTGGCCCTGGCCGGTGTCCGCCATTTCGACATCTCCCGGCTCGAGGCGCGGTCCGGCTTCGTGCTGGACGCGGCCGGCAGGGTCGGCCAGATCGTCGTCCAGGCGCCGGAGAAGGTCAACTTCAGGGCGGTTTTCCACGGCAGAAGCGCCCATGCCGGCTTTAGCCCGGAGCAGGGCATCTCGGCAATCCAGATGGCGGCTCTTGCCATCAGCCGCATGCGGCTCTTGCGCATCGATCCGGAAACCACCGTCAACCTGGGCAGCATATCCGCTCAGGGAGCATCCAACATCGTTCCTGAATTCTGCGAGCTCAGCGGGGAGATTCGCTCCCTGGACCCGGCCAAGGTGCGCGCCCAGCTGGAGGCCATCGAACGGGCCATGGAATCGGCGGCCACCGAACTGGGCGGCAGCACGGAGCTGAGGGTGACGGAGCGCTACCCGGCGTACCAGCTGGCGGAAGAGACAAAAGCGGCCCGTCGCGCCGCCCGGGCCGCCCGACGGATCGGCGCACCGCTCTTGTTCACCTCAACCGGCGGCGGGTCCGATGCCAATATCTTCAACAGCAGGGGCAGGGAGACCGTCGTGCTGAGCTGCGGCTATGAGCACGCCCACACCACCGCGGAGCGCATCTCCCTGGAGCAGCTCTCCCTGCTGGCGGAGTGGGTGCTGGCCCTGATCGTGGACGACGAATGA
- a CDS encoding exonuclease SbcCD subunit D C-terminal domain-containing protein, whose product MKILHTSDWHIGRALYGRKRYEEFELFLDWLTTCIQSEQIEALLVAGDVFDNGTPSNRALELYYRFLCRAAGAGCRQVVVTAGNHDSPSLLNAPRELLRHLDVHVVGCMTETVEDELVVVKQEDGQPGLIVCAVPYLRDRDIRRAEAGETFEDKGRKLVEGIADHYCRVADAAAALNARLGGNIPIVAMGHLFTSGGTTLEGDGVRELYVGNLGQVTSDLLPDSFRYLALGHLHVAQRVNGSSTRRYCGSPLPMSFGEANQRKLVLAVELDAAGLRVDELPVPCFQQLATLRGDWDHISRRIQELKRESAAIWLEVVYEGGEIVGDLQERLRELVEGTSLEILRTRNMRLVDQALSAMATEETLDDLSVDDVFARCLDAHGVPDEQRPDLAALFAETMAALHEDDSRGAP is encoded by the coding sequence ATGAAAATCCTGCACACATCGGACTGGCACATCGGCCGCGCCCTGTACGGCCGCAAACGCTACGAAGAGTTCGAGCTCTTTCTCGACTGGCTGACAACCTGCATCCAGAGCGAGCAGATCGAGGCGTTGCTGGTGGCGGGAGACGTGTTCGACAACGGCACCCCCAGCAACCGGGCGCTGGAGTTGTACTACCGCTTCCTCTGCCGCGCGGCCGGCGCTGGCTGCCGGCAGGTGGTGGTCACGGCCGGCAACCACGACTCCCCCTCGCTCCTCAATGCCCCCCGCGAACTGTTGCGCCACCTGGACGTGCATGTGGTCGGCTGCATGACCGAGACGGTCGAGGACGAGCTGGTTGTGGTGAAACAGGAGGACGGCCAGCCCGGCCTGATCGTCTGCGCCGTCCCCTACCTGCGCGACCGGGACATCCGCAGGGCCGAGGCGGGAGAGACCTTCGAGGACAAGGGGCGCAAGCTGGTGGAGGGCATCGCCGACCACTATTGCCGGGTGGCCGACGCTGCCGCTGCCCTGAACGCCCGGCTGGGGGGCAACATCCCCATCGTCGCCATGGGGCACCTCTTCACCAGCGGCGGCACAACCCTGGAGGGGGACGGCGTGCGCGAACTGTATGTGGGGAACCTGGGTCAGGTGACCAGCGATCTTTTACCCGACAGTTTTCGCTACCTGGCCCTGGGCCACCTGCATGTGGCCCAGCGGGTGAATGGTTCGAGCACTCGGCGCTACTGCGGCTCCCCCCTGCCCATGAGCTTCGGCGAGGCAAATCAGCGCAAGCTGGTCCTGGCTGTCGAACTGGACGCAGCGGGGCTCAGGGTGGATGAGCTCCCAGTCCCCTGTTTTCAGCAGCTGGCCACGCTGCGCGGGGACTGGGATCACATCAGCCGGCGGATCCAGGAGCTGAAGCGGGAGTCCGCCGCCATCTGGCTGGAGGTCGTCTACGAAGGGGGCGAGATCGTGGGCGACCTGCAGGAGCGGCTGCGTGAGCTTGTGGAGGGGACATCCCTGGAGATCCTGCGCACCAGGAACATGCGCTTGGTGGATCAGGCCCTGAGCGCCATGGCAACCGAGGAGACCCTGGACGACCTGAGCGTGGACGACGTGTTCGCCCGCTGCCTGGACGCCCATGGGGTGCCAGACGAACAGCGCCCCGACCTGGCCGCACTCTTCGCCGAGACCATGGCCGCGCTGCACGAGGACGACAGCAGGGGGGCCCCATGA
- a CDS encoding AAA family ATPase: MKILRLSFRNLNSLAGDWDLDLTHPAYVSSGIFAITGPTGAGKTTILDAICLALYGQTPRLGRITQGENEIMSRQSGDCSAEVEFETGHGRFRCHWSQHRSRRRPDGQLQQPRHEIAEAESGKILESRLKGVATRVEEVTGMDFDRFTRSMLLAQGGFAAFLQARPDERAPILEQITGTAIYSRISIKVHERTTEERNRLTEMRAELEGIRLLSPEEEQELLLAKTERKQRESTLNSEAGAIRETLAWQERIALLQQELLQLDNEQQAFQERREAAAPQLEKLALAGRALKLGGDHAHLLLLRSQQQEEQTELRTAMERLPRLQSQWQEAFEGLERADAGCAQARQTQEREAELIRLTRELDLRIGGLQAQLRDLTAETEATRRQASGYRLAMEGYHRRMTESGEELRHVAAFLEEQHADAGLVEALTGIEQQLKGLGTTVRQHDEIRAAREQQAAVLEDATRSFARTEEQWHKAHTAATEAEERLATIRGQRQALLKGRELSAWRDETQFLAGRLTRLESIGQLLERIEENGHRLTELRGRQHELEQRQQALILRERSLAGECQLRERIVRELQDKLLLLNRVRSLEEDRKQLVDGVACPLCGATRHPYAAGTVPQPDQARQELETALEESGKAGELLSRVRQEQVAVQKDLQRAGQDRGELEARLLDDRTIRDNASHELGIGPEADQAADGQAWTLLIDRETRACRERLAERLAVIREGERQEGDERGAGELVERLKGELAARDQARLSARLGRESAQTERMRLEQQVAALGAERDRVLEEMGRVLAPFGIPEIAPTGGDELLAALTGRRDAYVRHLRARDLLERGRTECAAEGEKQRALLAETERALCDREQQLREMTAHRGALVEQRLERYGERDPDKEEKRLADALRQADKRREQALREQSRLQDELGGLKQQIERMTSSRDRRGEEISRREAAFLAQLQESGFSDETAYLHACLPQERFDELTRWADELARDETSITTRLRDRQETLRRETERNLTAKSLEQIHEEHAALASQLGELQKELGAIDQQLRQHAEQLQRHQSRLQEIRQQGHECQRWELLRSLIGSSDGKKFRNFAQGLTFELMVAHANRQLSKMSDRYILVRDTAEPLELNVIDNYQAGEIRSTKNLSGGESFIVSLALSLGLSRMASRNVRVDSLFLDEGFGTLDEDALETALETLAGLQQEGKLIGIISHVPALKERIGARIQVEAGNGGRSTLSGPGCRRVS; encoded by the coding sequence ATGAAAATTCTGCGCCTCAGCTTCCGCAACCTGAACTCCCTGGCCGGCGACTGGGATCTGGACCTGACCCATCCGGCCTACGTCTCCAGCGGCATCTTCGCCATCACCGGCCCCACCGGCGCAGGCAAGACGACCATCCTGGACGCCATCTGCCTGGCCCTCTACGGCCAGACCCCCCGCCTGGGCAGAATCACCCAGGGCGAAAACGAGATCATGTCCCGCCAGAGCGGCGACTGCTCCGCCGAGGTGGAATTCGAAACCGGCCATGGCCGCTTCCGCTGCCACTGGAGCCAGCACCGCTCACGCAGGCGGCCGGACGGTCAGCTGCAGCAGCCGCGCCACGAGATCGCCGAGGCCGAGAGCGGCAAGATCCTGGAATCCAGGCTGAAGGGGGTGGCAACCCGGGTCGAGGAGGTCACCGGCATGGATTTCGACCGATTCACCCGCTCCATGCTGCTGGCCCAGGGAGGATTCGCCGCCTTCCTGCAGGCCCGCCCTGACGAGCGCGCCCCGATCCTGGAGCAGATCACCGGAACCGCCATCTACAGCCGCATCTCCATCAAGGTACATGAGCGCACAACGGAAGAGCGCAACCGCCTGACCGAGATGCGCGCCGAACTGGAGGGCATCCGGCTGCTGTCTCCCGAGGAGGAGCAGGAACTGCTGCTGGCCAAAACCGAGCGCAAGCAGAGGGAGAGTACCCTGAACTCCGAGGCCGGGGCGATCCGCGAGACTCTGGCCTGGCAGGAGCGGATAGCGCTCCTCCAGCAGGAACTCCTGCAACTGGACAACGAGCAACAGGCCTTCCAAGAACGCAGAGAGGCAGCCGCGCCGCAGCTGGAGAAACTGGCCCTGGCCGGCCGCGCCCTGAAGCTGGGCGGCGACCATGCCCATCTCCTACTGCTGAGAAGCCAGCAGCAGGAGGAGCAGACAGAGCTGCGGACGGCGATGGAGCGGCTCCCCCGGCTCCAATCACAATGGCAGGAAGCCTTCGAGGGGCTGGAACGGGCCGACGCCGGGTGCGCTCAGGCACGGCAGACCCAGGAACGAGAGGCGGAGCTGATCCGGCTGACCCGTGAGCTGGACTTAAGAATCGGCGGACTCCAGGCCCAGCTGCGGGACCTGACCGCGGAAACGGAAGCCACACGCCGCCAGGCCAGCGGTTACCGCCTGGCCATGGAAGGGTACCACCGTCGCATGACCGAGAGCGGGGAAGAGCTGCGGCACGTGGCGGCCTTCCTGGAAGAGCAGCACGCCGATGCCGGCCTGGTGGAAGCCCTGACCGGCATCGAACAGCAGCTCAAGGGCCTGGGGACGACCGTGCGGCAGCATGACGAGATCAGGGCAGCACGGGAACAGCAGGCAGCAGTGTTAGAGGACGCCACGCGCTCCTTCGCCCGGACGGAGGAGCAGTGGCACAAGGCCCATACTGCCGCCACGGAGGCCGAAGAGCGTCTCGCAACGATCCGCGGGCAGCGCCAGGCCCTGCTGAAGGGGCGGGAGCTTAGTGCCTGGCGCGATGAGACACAGTTCCTGGCCGGTCGCCTCACCCGTCTGGAAAGCATCGGGCAGCTGCTGGAACGGATCGAAGAGAACGGACACAGGCTGACGGAACTCAGGGGCCGGCAGCACGAGCTGGAACAGCGGCAACAGGCGCTGATCCTCCGGGAGCGTTCACTGGCAGGGGAATGCCAGTTGCGCGAGCGGATCGTCCGCGAGCTACAGGACAAGCTACTCCTGCTCAACCGGGTGCGCAGCCTGGAAGAGGACCGCAAGCAGCTCGTGGATGGCGTAGCCTGCCCCCTCTGCGGCGCAACCCGACACCCCTACGCCGCCGGCACTGTTCCCCAGCCTGACCAGGCGCGGCAGGAACTGGAGACGGCGCTTGAGGAGAGTGGAAAAGCCGGGGAGCTGCTCTCCCGTGTCAGACAGGAGCAGGTCGCCGTCCAGAAGGACCTACAGCGGGCCGGCCAGGACCGGGGCGAGCTGGAAGCGCGCCTGCTGGATGACCGGACAATCCGCGACAACGCCTCCCACGAACTGGGGATCGGCCCGGAAGCGGATCAGGCCGCCGATGGCCAGGCTTGGACGCTGCTCATCGATCGGGAGACCCGGGCCTGCCGCGAACGGCTGGCCGAGCGGCTGGCCGTCATCAGGGAGGGGGAGCGCCAGGAAGGTGATGAGCGCGGCGCAGGGGAACTCGTTGAAAGGCTCAAGGGGGAACTGGCCGCGCGCGACCAGGCCCGCCTGTCCGCACGGCTGGGGCGGGAATCGGCGCAGACGGAGCGGATGCGTCTGGAGCAGCAGGTTGCCGCCCTGGGCGCCGAGCGTGACCGGGTCCTGGAGGAGATGGGGAGAGTGCTGGCGCCCTTCGGTATCCCGGAGATTGCCCCGACCGGGGGAGACGAGCTCCTGGCCGCTCTGACCGGCCGCCGCGACGCCTATGTCCGCCACCTGCGGGCCAGGGATCTCCTGGAAAGGGGACGAACCGAGTGCGCCGCCGAGGGGGAGAAGCAGCGGGCACTTTTGGCGGAGACGGAACGGGCGCTTTGCGACAGGGAACAGCAGCTGCGGGAGATGACTGCCCACAGGGGTGCGCTGGTGGAGCAGCGGCTGGAGCGCTATGGCGAGCGCGACCCGGACAAAGAGGAGAAACGGCTGGCCGATGCCCTGCGTCAGGCCGACAAGCGGCGCGAGCAGGCGCTGCGGGAACAGAGCCGCCTCCAGGACGAACTCGGCGGCCTGAAGCAACAGATCGAGAGGATGACGAGCTCCCGCGACCGCCGTGGCGAAGAGATCTCTCGGCGGGAGGCGGCCTTCCTGGCGCAGCTTCAGGAATCGGGCTTTTCCGATGAGACAGCCTATCTGCACGCCTGCCTGCCCCAGGAGCGCTTCGATGAACTGACGCGCTGGGCCGATGAGCTGGCCAGGGATGAGACCTCGATCACGACCCGCCTGCGGGACCGCCAGGAAACCCTGCGAAGGGAGACTGAACGGAACCTGACCGCCAAGTCGCTGGAGCAGATCCATGAGGAGCATGCCGCCCTGGCCTCCCAGTTGGGTGAACTCCAGAAGGAACTGGGGGCGATCGACCAGCAGCTGCGCCAGCATGCCGAACAGCTGCAACGTCACCAGAGCCGGCTGCAGGAGATTCGGCAGCAGGGACACGAGTGCCAGCGCTGGGAGCTGCTGCGCAGCCTGATCGGATCCAGCGATGGCAAGAAGTTCCGCAACTTCGCCCAGGGGCTGACCTTCGAGCTGATGGTGGCCCATGCCAACCGCCAGTTGAGCAAGATGAGCGACCGCTACATACTGGTGCGCGACACAGCCGAACCGCTGGAGTTGAACGTGATCGACAACTACCAGGCCGGCGAGATCCGCTCCACCAAGAACCTGTCCGGCGGCGAGAGCTTCATCGTCAGCCTGGCCCTCTCCCTGGGGCTGTCCAGAATGGCCAGCCGCAACGTGCGGGTTGATTCGCTGTTCCTGGACGAGGGGTTCGGCACCCTGGACGAGGACGCCCTGGAGACGGCCCTGGAAACCCTGGCCGGTCTGCAGCAGGAGGGGAAGCTGATCGGCATCATCTCCCACGTGCCGGCGCTGAAGGAGCGCATCGGCGCCCGCATCCAGGTTGAGGCCGGCAACGGCGGGCGCAGCACCTTAAGCGGGCCGGGCTGCCGACGCGTTTCCTGA
- a CDS encoding FRG domain-containing protein, translating into MHVETVVAESWDHLQHELFADSWNEDLRRFRSRVAFRGLSDSSYRLETTLMRMGGPFAELERHMLRNFKKYAHRNVVEADSLWHWLSVAQHYGLPTRVMDWTYSPFVAMHFATGDLEKFDRDGAIWSVNYVKAHERLPRRLREWVEQEGANVLTVELLSDVVNSLHELDTLDSEKVLIFFEPPSIDDRIVNQYAFCSVMSDPRLVLDDWLCTHPGIARKIVIPAALKWEVRDKLDQANINERVLFPGLDGLSRWLKRHYSPRR; encoded by the coding sequence ATGCATGTGGAAACCGTTGTCGCCGAATCATGGGATCACCTCCAGCACGAACTGTTTGCCGATTCATGGAACGAGGATCTGCGGCGCTTCCGGTCACGGGTGGCCTTCCGCGGCCTTTCCGACAGCAGTTACCGCCTGGAGACGACCCTGATGCGCATGGGAGGTCCCTTTGCCGAGCTGGAGCGGCACATGCTGCGCAATTTCAAGAAGTACGCCCACCGCAACGTGGTGGAAGCGGACTCCCTCTGGCACTGGCTCTCCGTTGCCCAGCATTACGGCCTGCCAACGCGGGTGATGGACTGGACCTACTCCCCCTTCGTGGCCATGCACTTCGCCACGGGCGACCTGGAGAAATTCGACCGCGACGGCGCCATCTGGTCGGTGAACTACGTAAAGGCCCACGAACGCCTCCCCCGGCGCCTGCGGGAATGGGTGGAGCAGGAGGGAGCCAACGTGCTGACCGTTGAATTGTTGTCGGACGTGGTCAACTCCCTGCACGAACTGGATACCCTAGACAGCGAGAAGGTGCTGATCTTCTTCGAGCCCCCCTCCATTGACGACCGCATCGTCAACCAGTACGCCTTCTGTTCGGTCATGTCCGACCCGCGCCTGGTGCTGGACGACTGGCTCTGCACCCACCCCGGCATCGCCCGCAAGATCGTCATTCCGGCGGCTCTGAAGTGGGAGGTGCGCGACAAGCTGGACCAGGCCAACATCAACGAGCGGGTGCTCTTCCCCGGCCTGGACGGCCTCAGCCGCTGGCTCAAGCGCCACTACTCCCCCCGGCGCTGA